The Impatiens glandulifera chromosome 3, dImpGla2.1, whole genome shotgun sequence genome contains a region encoding:
- the LOC124932893 gene encoding 60S ribosomal protein L5, mitochondrial-like, with protein sequence MFPLNFHYEDVSRQDPLLKPNHANVMEVPGLCKIRVVPKAAPEALIIKNGKLAMEIPRSMKLIQTQRASTGKSFRSNPFLGSNKDKGYVSDLARQSTLRGHGMSHFLVRISTVMSLLDSPIEIQINSIQFLMETEFCEFSPEPEDHFEIFEHIRRFNVTIVTSANTQDETLPPWSGFFQKDEGETQ encoded by the coding sequence ATGTTTCCACTTAATTTTCATTACGAAGATGTATCACGTCAGGATCCGTTGCTCAAACCGAATCACGCCAACGTTATGGAAGTTCCTGGATTGTGTAAAATAAGAGTAGTACCAAAAGCAGCACCTGAagctttaataataaaaaatggaaaattggCTATGGAGATTCCGCGCAGTATGAAATTAATACAGACACAAAGAGCTTCGACAGGAAAGTCGTTTCGATCCAATCCATTCTTGGGGTCAAATAAAGACAAAGGATATGTCAGTGACCTAGCACGACAAAGCACTCTCCGAGGGCATGGAATGTCTCATTTTTTGGTCAGAATCTCCACAGTAATGTCTCTGTTAGATTCTCCGATCGAAATACAGATAAACTCCATTCAATTCTTGATGGAAACGGAGTTTTGCGAATTCTCCCCGGAACCGGAAGATCATTTCGAGATCTTCGAACATATTCGAAGATTCAATGTGACTATTGTCACTTCGGCCAACACACAAGATGAGACTTTACCACCGTGGAGCGGCTTTTTTCAAAAAGATGAAGGGGAAACTCAGTAA